The Oscillatoria acuminata PCC 6304 genomic interval GTCAGAATAGAAGATGATGGATATCTGGCTTGGATTCAACGGCAAGATTTGCTAGAATGCGATCGCCCAACCTTCGAGGCTTGGATTAATGCCCCCAAAGTTCAACTCACGGAGACAATTTCTCAACCCCAAACCCTCTATTTAGGAACCCGCCTCCCCTTAGTTCCCCAAGAAACTTCTGGGGATAAAATTACCGTCAGTTTACCGGATAGTCGCCCCTTAGAATTGCCGAATCGCCAGGTGATTTCTCCCCAACTAATCTCCGATAAAACTACCCTGATTCAACTCGCTCAACAATTTATGCCGCAGAAAAAATATGGAGGAGGGTCTTACTTATGGGGGGGAACGGTTGGCAATCGTCTCGACTGTAGCGGATTCGTCCAGACGGTTTTTCGAGAGGGAAATTTTTACTTACCCCGGGATGCCTATCAACAACAACTCTACTCGCAACCTGTGGCTGAAACGTTGCAAAACCTGAATGAATTACAACCAGGGGATTTAGTATTTTTCAGTGAAAATCGCCGGTTAGCCACTCATGTGGGGATTTATATTGGCAATTCCCAATTCATTCATTCTACCCCCCGAGGCGGTTACAGTGGGGTGAAAATCAATCGCCTCAGAAATGGGACCGAGTACGATCGCTATTTTCAACGAATTTATTTTGGGGGGGGACGAGTACCCCAAATTCCCATCGGCCATCGCACCCTCAGCCTTTCTATCTAATCCGTTAACCTGTTGGCATTGCCGCTATTTTCAATCCACCTGGAGTTAACGACCCCCCCTAATTCCTGCTCCAGAAATGGATAAAGCGGGACAAGTAAGCCCCTTATTGTGGTTACAAAATAAAATGGGGGGTTAAACCCCTCATTTAACGATTACCTCGTTCGTTTGTAAATGTCAATGATCGAGATCTCTGAGATGATCTGATCAACTTCATGGGTTTTGTATGCTGGCGATCGCAACCCACCGTTTCAAGAAACTTCATACTTGAAACCGGAGAGTTTTTCTAAACAACTATGACTTACGGGGAAACCCTGCATACAATCACCGAGAGAATGCCCATCTCAACCGATGAAATTCTCGAAAGAATTTTTAAATTGCGTCAGATTACTCGTTTGGATCAACAACTGTTGATGTCGGGCTTACTATCCCCAGAGGCGATCAAAGAAGCCGATTGGTATAAAATCAACCAGGTATTCGACCTCATCCACCAAGGTTTAATTCGAGTGGTCGATTAAGCCCTCGAAGTTTCAAGGTTCCCTGTTAAAACAATCCCATCGACTCTAAACCGAGTCAAATTATCAAATTTTTTCACGATTTTTGATGTAATTTAAGTCAATAATTCAGCAAAAAAGCCGGTTTATGTAAAAATAAACCGGCTTTTTGCAAACTCCTAATACCTGGGGAATACCTATCCGCCCAATCGAGGAAGTAGAATAGGCGGTGGGTACGGCCCCACGAAATGGAGAGAGGCGTGGGACTTGCTTCCCAAGGTCATCTCCGCAATGATGAAGAAATCCTGACTTATTGAAGTCAGACCCCAATCCGGTCAAACAGTCAATGGGTTGACGGATCCCGAGGGCTTCATCCTGGCAATGGCTTGCTAGGCGGGGATTTCAGCGTGTTATAGTTGAGCATTTGCAACTTGTCAGTGATTTGAATCACCGAAGTTCTGCCAAATGATCGCTGTTTCTAAGTTTCTGTATCACACAACATCACCGCAAAATCACGGATATTGGCTATAAGTTAGGAAAAATAATTCGTATTTTTACGCAGAGTCATAAATGGGCGTGAACCCCTGTATTCTCGCCGATTCTCAAGATACACACCGATCAAGAGAGGAAATTTGTATGAACGTGGTCATTCAGCCCCAAGGGAATTTAGACTTAAAAGCATCGGCAATGCTTCAACAAAATATTGCTCGTTTAGCCTGGGAAAAATACAATCGCTGGTTCATTGATTTAGGGGAAGTCACGACGGTGAGTCATTCCGGATTAATTGCATTAATTACCGCCAATCAACTGGCTAAAAAAACAGGCCGCCGTTTAAGCCTGTGTAACCTAAAAGGATCGGTGATGTATCTGCTGGAAATTACCGAATTAGATAGGCTGCTCGATATTTTATCCGATGATGATGAACCAATGGGAGTGGTGGATAAAATTGTCTTTTGAAAAGTTGGCGATCGCCCTGCTGATCGGGTGTCTCAGGGTGATATTGCGATCGCCAACTTTTCGAGTCATTGAGCCAGATTCTCCTTACTCGGAACAAAATTTAGGTTCCCGCTTACACTTCGAGGGTTTCTTTTTCCAGTTCGGGGAGATGATAGTCCCCTCGGCCATCAATTTCAATTAACATTTTGGCCTCTTCTCCCGTAATTAATCGCGCCCCCCGTTTGCGAGTAAAATAGTTCCAACCCCACTGAATCATCACCACTAATTTATTGTCAAATTCAATCAAGAAGTAAATATGCACAAACACCCAAAATAGCCATGCAATAAACCCGGAAAATTGCATAAATCCTAAATCCACAACCGCTGCATGACGTCCAATCACCGCTAAACTGCCAAAATCCACATAATGAAAGGGCGGATATTCCTTTTGTTTGAAGCGGTGTTGAATTACCTTCGCCACATATTCCCCTTGCTGCATGGCAACCGGCGCAACCCCGGGTAAAGGTTTGCCATCTTGATGAGCAAAATGCGCCAAATCCCCGATCGCAAAAATATTCGGATATCCTGGTAAACTTAAATCGGGTTCCACAATCACCCGTCCAGCGCGATCGCATTCAACTCCCGTCCGTTGGGCTAAAATTTCACCCAATCCCGATGCTTTCACCCCTGCCGCCCATAATAAAGTGCGAGTAGGAATGATTTCTTCCCCATCTTTACGTCGGACTGTTACCGCATCCTCGGTGACATTGGTAACCAAACTATTGGTTTGCACCGTCACCCCTAATTCATGTAAAGATTTTTCAGCTTTTACGGATAGTTTCGGGGGATAGGGTGGCAGAATTCTATCCATTCCTTCTAACAGTAAAATTTTCGCTTCGGTGGTGTCAATATTGCGAAAATCTTCTTTTAAAGTATTATGAGCCAGTTCCGCGATCGCCCCAGCTAATTCCACCCCCGTCGGTCCTCCTCCAGCGATCGTAAAGGTTAACCACGCTTGGCGTTTTTGTGGGTCCGTTTCCTTTTCTGCTGCTTCAAATGCCATGAAAATTCGTCTCCGCATTTCTAAGGCATCTTCCACGGTTTTTAACCCAGGCGCTTTGTCTTCCCAGTGGTCATTGCCAAAATAATGATGACTCACTCCCGTGGCAACAATTAACGTATCATACCGAATTTCTTCTCCTAACAACTTCAATGTTTGTTGTTCGGGGTCAATATCCACCGCTTCTTCCAGCAGCACTTTGGTATTCTTATTTTTACTAAGCACCCCACGCAAGGGAGAAGCAATATCTGCCGGGGAAAGGGTTCCCGTTGCCACTTGATACAGCAGGGGTTGAAATAAATGAAAATTGCGTTTATCAATCAGGGTGACTTGGACGGGAGCAGGCCCGAGGGACTGGGCGGCATACAGTCCCCCAAATCCACCCCCCACAATTACAACGTGATGAATCGGTGTTGTCGAGTTTACATCTACCATGAGTTATATATTTCTAGTTTTAGAGGGAATTTCTCCCCACTTTCTCCCCCTAAATTCCGCAAAACCGAGGGGGAGATTGAGGACTGCTTCCACTTTAAAAGAAATTTTTAATAAGGGTAGTAGTGACGGTTACAGACTTTGAGCTTTATGAATCCAGCGGGCCATTAATTTGACCATTAAAGCCATACACCTGACGACTGCCGACAAAGGGAACTAATTGCACCTCTCGCTCATCTCCTGGTTCAAACCGCACCGCAGTTCCTGCCGGAATATCCAGGTGCATTCCTCGGGCGGCATCTCGCTCAAAATTCAATGCTTCATTGACTTCAAAAAAATGAAAATGGGAGCCAACTTGAATCGGGCGATCGCCAGCATTAGCAACCCGCAAGCGGACGGTTTTTCGACCCGCATTTAACTCAATTTCTCCAGTTTTAACAATAATTTCGCCGGGAATCATCATCACCTCTTACCTGTAGTAGTTCAGATTAAATCGGTTC includes:
- a CDS encoding NAD(P)/FAD-dependent oxidoreductase, yielding MVDVNSTTPIHHVVIVGGGFGGLYAAQSLGPAPVQVTLIDKRNFHLFQPLLYQVATGTLSPADIASPLRGVLSKNKNTKVLLEEAVDIDPEQQTLKLLGEEIRYDTLIVATGVSHHYFGNDHWEDKAPGLKTVEDALEMRRRIFMAFEAAEKETDPQKRQAWLTFTIAGGGPTGVELAGAIAELAHNTLKEDFRNIDTTEAKILLLEGMDRILPPYPPKLSVKAEKSLHELGVTVQTNSLVTNVTEDAVTVRRKDGEEIIPTRTLLWAAGVKASGLGEILAQRTGVECDRAGRVIVEPDLSLPGYPNIFAIGDLAHFAHQDGKPLPGVAPVAMQQGEYVAKVIQHRFKQKEYPPFHYVDFGSLAVIGRHAAVVDLGFMQFSGFIAWLFWVFVHIYFLIEFDNKLVVMIQWGWNYFTRKRGARLITGEEAKMLIEIDGRGDYHLPELEKETLEV
- a CDS encoding urease subunit beta, with the translated sequence MIPGEIIVKTGEIELNAGRKTVRLRVANAGDRPIQVGSHFHFFEVNEALNFERDAARGMHLDIPAGTAVRFEPGDEREVQLVPFVGSRQVYGFNGQINGPLDS
- a CDS encoding STAS domain-containing protein produces the protein MNVVIQPQGNLDLKASAMLQQNIARLAWEKYNRWFIDLGEVTTVSHSGLIALITANQLAKKTGRRLSLCNLKGSVMYLLEITELDRLLDILSDDDEPMGVVDKIVF
- a CDS encoding C40 family peptidase; its protein translation is MKFNPFKLKITSFLVGFLTFFLAVSLSRPGNAVPADIQTFVNRLTPQMERLLQQQLHRRQVFFDISPQQSGTITQLEPYARIDRDTVFEVSIISSGNIPLLTGKVLTAPERDLIEGLASESFPNGAQSHLAIFPYADIDLDYGITVKASSNLYTKPTLEIRDLATQVRMGTAVKLLDYSPDRKFVRVRIEDDGYLAWIQRQDLLECDRPTFEAWINAPKVQLTETISQPQTLYLGTRLPLVPQETSGDKITVSLPDSRPLELPNRQVISPQLISDKTTLIQLAQQFMPQKKYGGGSYLWGGTVGNRLDCSGFVQTVFREGNFYLPRDAYQQQLYSQPVAETLQNLNELQPGDLVFFSENRRLATHVGIYIGNSQFIHSTPRGGYSGVKINRLRNGTEYDRYFQRIYFGGGRVPQIPIGHRTLSLSI